A DNA window from Verrucomicrobiia bacterium contains the following coding sequences:
- a CDS encoding TlpA family protein disulfide reductase codes for MSCPCDRSGSPGGARSIGWGGPAGSRRLLLLGGIRLSDAIPVVNEKSGLREFRSESHEKVRASAALAREWVRSQPQPSSEQPATVPDLAGSARRRIPSPDFVLKDLEGTAWRLSDQRGRVVLINFWTTWCTACVGELPALIELRRRHGADLVILGVSQDSLAGGHGHAGGHGAGGQHDADGPRDHGDEATPPLKEIRRNVEMTVRRRGINYPVLIDARNEVGSRYNGGELPTTVIVDKEGFVHRRLVGPRPIEVFEAMIQEASRRDLLPGPAGNP; via the coding sequence ATGAGTTGCCCATGTGACAGGTCAGGAAGTCCCGGCGGAGCCCGATCCATCGGCTGGGGTGGTCCCGCAGGGTCGCGCCGCCTCCTGCTGCTGGGAGGCATCCGGTTGTCCGACGCCATCCCGGTGGTGAACGAGAAGAGCGGCCTGAGGGAGTTCAGATCCGAAAGCCATGAGAAGGTCCGGGCATCGGCGGCCCTCGCCAGAGAATGGGTGCGAAGCCAGCCGCAGCCATCATCGGAGCAACCCGCGACGGTACCCGACCTGGCAGGGTCGGCTCGCAGGCGGATACCTTCGCCGGACTTTGTACTGAAGGACCTGGAGGGAACGGCCTGGCGGCTCTCCGACCAGCGCGGAAGGGTGGTCTTGATCAATTTTTGGACGACCTGGTGCACCGCGTGCGTTGGCGAACTGCCGGCTTTGATCGAACTCCGCAGGCGCCATGGGGCTGACCTGGTGATCCTGGGCGTTTCCCAGGACAGCCTGGCCGGCGGCCACGGCCACGCGGGGGGGCATGGAGCCGGCGGCCAGCACGACGCCGACGGGCCCCGTGATCACGGCGATGAAGCCACTCCCCCGCTCAAGGAGATCCGCCGCAACGTCGAGATGACCGTGCGCCGGCGCGGAATCAACTACCCGGTTCTCATCGATGCGCGAAACGAGGTTGGAAGCCGGTACAACGGCGGGGAACTTCCCACCACGGTCATTGTGGACAAGGAGGGTTTCGTGCATCGGAGACTGGTTGGCCCCCGCCCGATCGAGGTGTTCGAAGCGATGATCCAGGAAGCGTCCCGGAGGGACCTGTTGCCTGGCCCGGCCGGGAACCCATAA